A portion of the Anoxybacillus gonensis genome contains these proteins:
- a CDS encoding extracellular solute-binding protein — protein MKKTVSIFSSLALLAGVMAGCGPQDEAKPKENENEGKTEVTEDGMPPKPEKLVVWEDVKRGVALEPAIKAFEEKYGIKVEYKEVEMATKQRDQLRLDGPAGTGPDVITVPHDQIGQLVTEGLIREINVDQAVLDTFTESSIAAQMYDGKLYGLPKAVETPVFIYNKKLMDKAPETMDELYQFSKEFTKGDQYGFLALWDNFYFAHGVIAGMGGYVFKNNNGALDRNDIGLNNEGAVKGTEYIQKWYKELFPKGIIGENGGSAMDGLFNEGKAASVMNGPWAFQGMRDAGIDIGVAPMPKLPNGEPVKTFMGVKGWHVSAFSKHPEWATKLIEFITNEENAKKRFELTREIPPVKSLINDPIIAEDEGAKAVAIQSQYAIPMPNIPEMAEVWGPMATALQLVANQKAEPKQALDEAVKTIKTNIETNHPSK, from the coding sequence ATGAAAAAGACGGTATCCATTTTTTCATCGCTTGCGTTGCTTGCAGGTGTGATGGCAGGTTGTGGTCCACAAGATGAGGCAAAGCCAAAAGAAAACGAAAATGAAGGAAAAACAGAAGTAACGGAAGACGGCATGCCGCCGAAACCAGAAAAGCTTGTCGTTTGGGAAGACGTGAAGCGCGGTGTAGCGTTAGAACCGGCGATTAAAGCGTTTGAAGAAAAATACGGCATTAAAGTGGAGTACAAAGAAGTTGAAATGGCAACAAAACAACGCGATCAACTTCGCCTAGATGGTCCGGCTGGCACAGGTCCTGACGTCATTACTGTTCCGCACGACCAAATCGGTCAGCTCGTAACAGAAGGATTAATTCGTGAAATTAACGTCGATCAAGCGGTATTAGATACGTTTACAGAATCTTCGATTGCGGCGCAAATGTATGATGGAAAGTTATACGGACTTCCAAAAGCAGTAGAAACTCCTGTATTCATTTATAACAAAAAATTAATGGACAAAGCGCCTGAAACGATGGACGAATTGTATCAGTTCTCAAAAGAGTTTACAAAAGGCGATCAATACGGTTTCTTAGCGCTTTGGGATAACTTCTATTTCGCACATGGCGTTATCGCTGGGATGGGCGGCTACGTATTTAAAAACAATAACGGTGCGTTAGATCGCAACGATATTGGCTTAAATAACGAAGGAGCAGTGAAAGGAACAGAGTATATTCAAAAATGGTATAAAGAGTTGTTCCCGAAAGGTATTATCGGTGAAAACGGTGGTTCAGCGATGGACGGCTTATTTAACGAAGGAAAAGCAGCGTCTGTCATGAACGGTCCGTGGGCGTTCCAAGGTATGCGTGATGCAGGTATTGATATCGGTGTAGCGCCAATGCCAAAATTGCCAAACGGTGAGCCTGTAAAAACGTTTATGGGTGTAAAAGGTTGGCACGTATCTGCATTCTCGAAACATCCTGAGTGGGCAACAAAACTGATTGAATTTATTACAAATGAAGAAAATGCGAAAAAACGCTTTGAGTTAACGCGCGAAATTCCGCCAGTGAAGTCGCTCATTAACGATCCGATAATCGCAGAAGATGAAGGAGCAAAAGCCGTTGCGATCCAATCTCAATATGCGATTCCGATGCCAAACATTCCTGAAATGGCAGAAGTATGGGGACCAATGGCGACAGCGCTTCAACTTGTCGCAAACCAAAAAGCAGAGCCAAAACAAGCGCTTGATGAAGCTGTAAAAACAATTAAAACGAACATTGAAACAAACCATCCAAGCAAGTAA
- a CDS encoding sugar ABC transporter permease, with product MDMKRQKLIRLTLSYAVILVMTIIIVYPLLWVVGSSFNPGQSLSGSKMIPDNATLAHYKKLFDTSQSDYLTWYWNSLKISTLTMIFSVILVSLTAYSFSRYRFVGRQNGLMTFLILQMIPNFAALIAIFILALLTGLVDTHLGLILVYVGGAIPMNTWLMKGYLDTIPKELDESAKIDGAGHLRIFFQIVLPLAKPIIAVVALFTFIAPFGDFILASVLLRSKEKYTLAVGLYDLVAKQFGSEFTTFAAGSVLIAVPIAILFLSFQKYFVSGLTAGGTKG from the coding sequence ATGGATATGAAAAGACAAAAACTCATTCGGCTCACGTTGTCGTATGCAGTCATTTTGGTGATGACGATCATTATCGTCTATCCGCTTCTTTGGGTCGTTGGCTCGTCGTTTAACCCGGGGCAAAGTTTGTCCGGCTCGAAAATGATTCCAGACAACGCCACGCTTGCCCATTACAAAAAATTGTTTGATACGTCGCAAAGCGACTATTTGACTTGGTATTGGAACTCGTTAAAAATTTCAACGTTGACGATGATTTTTTCGGTCATTTTAGTTAGTTTAACGGCGTATTCATTTTCGCGTTATCGCTTTGTCGGGCGCCAAAACGGGCTCATGACGTTTTTAATTTTGCAGATGATTCCAAACTTTGCGGCGCTCATTGCGATTTTCATTTTAGCGCTTTTAACGGGATTAGTTGATACGCATTTAGGGTTAATTCTCGTATACGTCGGCGGTGCCATTCCGATGAATACGTGGCTCATGAAAGGATATTTAGATACGATTCCGAAAGAGCTTGATGAATCGGCGAAAATTGACGGAGCAGGGCACTTGCGCATTTTCTTCCAAATCGTTTTACCGCTTGCGAAGCCAATTATTGCGGTCGTGGCGCTCTTTACGTTTATTGCACCGTTTGGTGACTTCATTTTAGCGAGCGTTTTGCTGCGCAGCAAAGAAAAATATACGCTAGCGGTCGGATTGTACGATTTAGTGGCGAAGCAGTTCGGTAGCGAATTTACAACGTTTGCGGCAGGTTCGGTATTAATTGCTGTGCCGATCGCTATTCTCTTCCTTTCATTCCAAAAGTATTTCGTTTCTGGTTTAACGGCAGGTGGAACAAAAGGATGA
- a CDS encoding glycoside hydrolase family 31 protein has product MLEDTSFAIRPVDQTDESERWQPIGHVQKIEGKKQIFAFTCERASGKIHFYRDDIVRVTIDPFDQKYVSVSPAVVATPEKVDVRVREEENGWTLQTKQLTVIIERSPFRLAIYDQEGTLLVRDVQPVCFEAKGRMRCTHALAPTDVVYGLGEKTGVLNKRGEVWTMWNTDVYAPHNLETDPLYQSHPYMMVLKNGHAHGIFFDHTYKTTFDLRHESFYTFTSDGGALDYYVFAGPHPKDVLTQYTHLIGRMPLPPKWALGYHQSRYSYETEQEVRELIHTFRTKQIPLDAVYLDIHYMDEYRVFTFDQKRFPHPQSLVQYAKEQGVHIVPIVDPGVKVDAEYETYRNGVQKDYFCKYADGTLYKGDVWPGTSVFPDFLKKKVRKWWGEQHAFYTNIGIEGIWNDMNEPSVFNETKTIDEHVVHDGWKTHRQVHNVYGMMMTEATYHGLKKQLKGKRPFVLTRAGFSGIHRYAAVWTGDNRSFWEHVELSLPMCLNLSVSAVAFCGADVGGFAHDTNGELLVRWTQVGAFFPYFRNHCAIGFARQEPWAFGERYEQMIKRYIELRYEWLPHLYTLCFEAHKTGVPMMRPLMMEYPNDEETWNISDQFMVGEQVMVAPIVRPYTKHRIVYFPEGRWIDYWTKERFEGGRRYIVEAPLDRLPIYVKEGAMIAHAKVKPSTFIEDEQLTLYVYTMKEGTSTYTLYDDDGTTFAYEKGEYVHMHIRATFLDDTVHFEVETEGAYEPTWQLRVVFVGDVPLTVVVNGEQRAVEEASIVL; this is encoded by the coding sequence ATGCTAGAAGATACAAGTTTTGCGATTCGGCCGGTCGATCAGACAGATGAATCGGAAAGATGGCAACCGATTGGACATGTGCAAAAAATTGAAGGAAAAAAGCAAATATTTGCATTTACGTGCGAGCGGGCATCGGGTAAAATACATTTTTATCGTGATGATATCGTTCGAGTGACGATCGATCCGTTCGACCAAAAGTACGTCTCTGTCAGTCCTGCGGTCGTCGCAACGCCAGAAAAAGTGGACGTGCGCGTTCGTGAAGAAGAAAACGGTTGGACACTACAGACGAAACAGCTGACGGTCATCATCGAGCGAAGTCCGTTTCGTTTAGCGATATACGATCAGGAAGGGACGCTTCTTGTTCGCGACGTACAACCTGTATGTTTTGAAGCGAAAGGGCGCATGCGTTGTACACATGCGCTCGCTCCGACAGATGTCGTATACGGTTTAGGAGAGAAAACGGGGGTATTAAATAAGCGTGGCGAAGTATGGACGATGTGGAATACAGACGTGTATGCGCCACACAATTTAGAAACAGATCCGCTATATCAATCACATCCGTACATGATGGTGTTGAAAAACGGACATGCGCACGGCATCTTTTTTGACCATACGTATAAAACGACGTTTGATTTACGTCATGAATCGTTTTACACATTTACATCAGATGGGGGAGCGCTCGATTATTATGTGTTTGCTGGGCCGCATCCGAAAGATGTGTTAACGCAATATACGCACCTCATTGGTCGCATGCCGCTGCCGCCTAAATGGGCACTTGGGTATCATCAATCGCGTTATAGTTATGAAACGGAACAAGAAGTGCGCGAATTAATTCATACGTTTCGCACGAAACAAATTCCGCTTGATGCGGTATATTTAGATATTCATTATATGGATGAGTATCGTGTGTTTACATTTGATCAAAAACGATTTCCACATCCGCAATCGCTCGTTCAATATGCAAAAGAACAAGGGGTTCATATCGTTCCGATTGTAGATCCGGGCGTGAAAGTCGATGCGGAATACGAGACGTATCGCAATGGGGTGCAAAAAGATTATTTTTGTAAATATGCAGATGGAACGTTATACAAAGGAGACGTTTGGCCGGGGACGAGCGTGTTCCCAGACTTTCTAAAGAAAAAAGTGCGAAAGTGGTGGGGGGAACAACACGCGTTTTATACAAACATCGGCATAGAAGGGATTTGGAACGATATGAATGAGCCGTCCGTGTTTAATGAAACGAAAACGATCGACGAACACGTTGTTCATGACGGCTGGAAAACGCATCGTCAAGTGCATAACGTATATGGCATGATGATGACAGAGGCGACATATCACGGATTGAAAAAGCAATTGAAAGGAAAACGTCCGTTCGTATTGACGCGCGCAGGGTTTTCCGGCATTCATCGCTATGCAGCGGTATGGACGGGCGATAATCGCAGTTTTTGGGAACATGTTGAGCTTTCGTTGCCGATGTGTTTAAACTTAAGTGTGTCCGCTGTTGCATTTTGCGGGGCGGATGTCGGTGGCTTTGCGCATGATACGAATGGGGAGTTGCTCGTTCGTTGGACGCAAGTCGGCGCCTTTTTCCCATATTTTCGCAACCATTGTGCGATCGGTTTTGCGCGGCAAGAACCGTGGGCATTTGGGGAACGGTATGAACAAATGATTAAACGATATATTGAATTGCGTTATGAATGGCTTCCACATTTATATACGTTATGTTTTGAAGCGCATAAAACAGGTGTGCCGATGATGCGTCCGCTCATGATGGAATATCCGAACGATGAAGAAACGTGGAATATATCGGATCAGTTTATGGTCGGGGAACAAGTGATGGTCGCACCGATCGTTCGCCCATATACGAAACATCGCATCGTTTATTTTCCAGAAGGACGCTGGATCGATTATTGGACGAAAGAGCGATTTGAAGGTGGACGAAGATACATCGTTGAAGCCCCGCTTGACCGTTTACCAATATACGTGAAGGAAGGGGCAATGATTGCTCACGCGAAAGTGAAGCCATCGACGTTCATTGAGGATGAACAGTTGACGTTATATGTGTATACAATGAAGGAAGGAACATCGACATATACGCTTTACGATGATGACGGTACGACGTTTGCGTATGAAAAAGGCGAATATGTACACATGCATATTCGTGCGACGTTTTTGGATGATACCGTTCATTTCGAAGTAGAAACAGAAGGGGCGTACGAACCAACTTGGCAGTTGCGTGTCGTGTTCGTTGGAGACGTACCGTTAACGGTTGTTGTAAACGGTGAACAACGAGCGGTAGAGGAAGCGTCAATTGTTTTGTAA
- a CDS encoding alpha-amylase family glycosyl hydrolase has translation MKRVFRALLIFVLLLSVTTPASAKTERAWQDERIYFIMVDRFNNGNPKNDYDVNVHDPKAYHGGDLQGIIDKLDYIKEMGFTAIWLTPIFANEKGGYHGYWIEDFYKVEEHFGTLDDFKRLVKEAHKRDMKVILDFVVNHTGYNHPWLNDPAKKDWFHEKKDIFNWANQQEVENGWLFGLPDLAQENPEVKAYLFDVAKWWIKETDVDGYRLDTVKHVPKSFWDEFSKEVKSVKQDFFLLGEVWHDDPRYVAEYGKHGIDALIDFPFYKEASTIFSNVDQSLEPLYNVWKRNVAFYDRPYLLGTFLDNHDTVRFTRLALQNRINPVTRLKLGLTYLFAAPGIPIMYYGTEIALDGGEDPDNRRLMNFRTDKELIDYVTKLGELRETLPSLRRGDFELLYEKDGMALFKRTYGKETTVIAINNTSKTQKVTLDDELEQGKELRGLLAGDLVRSKDGKYDIILDRETAEIYVLAPKTGLNIPFIAALLAVYTAFGLFLYFARKRKA, from the coding sequence ATGAAACGTGTATTTCGTGCGCTACTTATTTTTGTTTTGTTGTTGTCCGTGACGACGCCAGCGAGTGCGAAAACGGAGCGAGCGTGGCAAGATGAGCGCATTTATTTTATTATGGTCGACCGTTTTAATAACGGGAATCCGAAAAACGATTACGATGTAAATGTGCATGATCCGAAAGCATACCATGGCGGTGATTTGCAAGGGATTATTGACAAGCTCGATTACATAAAGGAAATGGGCTTTACAGCCATTTGGCTGACGCCGATTTTTGCGAACGAAAAGGGCGGGTATCACGGCTATTGGATTGAAGACTTTTATAAAGTAGAAGAGCATTTTGGAACGCTTGATGACTTCAAACGGCTTGTGAAAGAAGCGCATAAACGCGATATGAAAGTCATTTTAGATTTCGTTGTCAATCATACGGGCTACAATCATCCGTGGCTAAATGATCCAGCGAAAAAAGATTGGTTTCATGAGAAAAAAGACATTTTTAATTGGGCGAACCAACAAGAAGTAGAAAACGGTTGGTTGTTTGGCCTCCCGGATTTAGCGCAAGAAAATCCGGAAGTGAAAGCGTATTTATTCGATGTCGCGAAATGGTGGATAAAAGAAACAGACGTTGACGGATATCGTTTAGATACGGTAAAACATGTGCCAAAATCGTTTTGGGACGAGTTTTCAAAAGAAGTGAAGTCGGTGAAACAAGACTTTTTCCTTCTTGGAGAAGTATGGCATGACGACCCACGTTATGTCGCGGAATATGGGAAGCACGGCATCGATGCGCTAATTGATTTTCCGTTTTACAAAGAAGCGTCAACCATTTTTTCAAACGTCGATCAATCGCTTGAGCCGCTTTACAACGTATGGAAGCGAAACGTGGCGTTTTATGACCGACCGTATTTGCTCGGAACGTTTTTAGACAATCACGATACCGTTCGGTTTACTCGTTTAGCGTTGCAAAATCGCATCAATCCGGTGACGCGTTTAAAGCTCGGATTGACGTATTTGTTTGCAGCGCCGGGCATTCCAATCATGTACTATGGAACAGAAATTGCGCTTGACGGCGGGGAAGATCCAGATAACCGTCGTTTAATGAATTTCCGTACCGATAAAGAGTTGATTGATTATGTGACAAAGCTTGGGGAATTGCGCGAGACACTTCCGTCGCTTCGTCGCGGTGATTTTGAATTGCTTTATGAAAAAGATGGCATGGCTCTATTTAAGCGGACGTATGGAAAGGAAACGACGGTAATTGCGATCAATAATACGTCAAAAACGCAAAAAGTGACGCTCGACGATGAGCTAGAACAAGGAAAAGAATTGCGCGGGTTGCTGGCGGGAGATTTAGTGCGCAGCAAAGACGGCAAGTACGACATCATTTTAGATCGCGAAACGGCGGAAATTTACGTGCTTGCGCCAAAAACGGGATTAAACATTCCGTTTATTGCGGCGCTTCTTGCGGTATATACGGCATTTGGTCTGTTTTTATACTTCGCGCGCAAACGAAAAGCATAA
- a CDS encoding carbohydrate ABC transporter permease yields METPMYQSNHRKVALGLSLIPGFGQLYNRQYVKGVSFFILAASFFIVFKDLLNMGWWGIFTLGEVIGRDHSIFLLVEGILAVIISVFGLGFYAFNLRDAYKNGQKRDLGLKISSLREQYRALVDNGFPYLMISPGFILLVFVVIFPIIFVVLLAFTNYDLYHSPPAKLVDWVGFQNFIDLVKLDLWRKTFINVLAWTIVWTFGATTLQIALGIFLAIIVNQKDLKGKAIIRTIFILPWAVPAFVTILVFSGMFNESFGVINKTILASLGIGPIEWMTDPFWTKVALILIQTWLGFPFVFAMTTGVLQAIPNELYEAATVDGASSWQKFTKITLPLVLYATAPILITQYTFNFNNFNIIYLFNGGGPAVSGQNAGATDILISWIYRLTMTSAQYSKAAAITLLLSLVVVSVALWQFRRTKSFKEEDMM; encoded by the coding sequence ATGGAAACACCAATGTATCAATCCAATCATCGGAAAGTTGCCCTCGGTTTATCGCTCATTCCGGGATTTGGCCAACTATATAATCGCCAATACGTCAAAGGCGTTTCGTTTTTCATTTTAGCTGCTTCGTTTTTCATCGTTTTTAAAGATTTATTAAATATGGGATGGTGGGGGATCTTTACGCTCGGTGAAGTCATCGGACGTGACCATTCCATTTTCTTGCTTGTCGAAGGAATTTTAGCCGTTATTATTTCCGTGTTTGGTCTCGGTTTTTATGCGTTTAACTTGCGCGACGCTTATAAAAATGGGCAAAAGCGGGATTTAGGGTTGAAAATTAGCTCGTTGCGCGAGCAATATCGTGCGCTCGTCGACAACGGCTTTCCATATTTAATGATTTCACCAGGTTTTATTTTGCTTGTATTCGTCGTCATTTTCCCGATTATTTTCGTTGTCTTATTGGCGTTTACAAACTATGACTTATATCATTCTCCGCCAGCTAAACTTGTTGACTGGGTTGGGTTTCAAAACTTCATTGATTTAGTGAAGCTCGATCTTTGGCGAAAAACGTTTATTAACGTCCTTGCTTGGACGATCGTTTGGACGTTCGGGGCAACGACGTTACAAATTGCGCTCGGTATTTTCTTAGCGATTATTGTGAACCAAAAAGATTTAAAAGGAAAAGCGATCATTCGGACGATTTTCATTTTACCTTGGGCCGTTCCTGCGTTCGTGACGATTCTCGTCTTTTCCGGCATGTTTAACGAATCGTTCGGGGTCATTAATAAAACGATTTTAGCATCATTAGGCATCGGACCGATCGAGTGGATGACCGATCCGTTTTGGACGAAAGTCGCCCTTATTTTGATTCAAACGTGGCTCGGGTTCCCGTTCGTCTTTGCGATGACAACGGGGGTATTGCAGGCGATTCCGAACGAATTGTACGAGGCAGCGACAGTCGATGGCGCTTCAAGTTGGCAAAAGTTTACGAAAATTACTCTTCCGCTTGTGTTGTATGCCACAGCGCCGATTTTAATTACGCAATATACGTTTAACTTCAACAACTTTAACATCATTTACTTATTTAATGGTGGCGGCCCTGCGGTATCCGGGCAAAATGCCGGTGCGACAGACATTTTAATTTCATGGATTTATCGTTTAACGATGACATCTGCGCAATATTCGAAAGCAGCGGCGATTACGTTATTGCTTTCGCTCGTTGTCGTATCTGTTGCATTATGGCAGTTTAGAAGAACAAAATCATTTAAAGAAGAGGATATGATGTAA
- a CDS encoding LacI family DNA-binding transcriptional regulator, producing MTVTIKDVAKRANVAPSTVSRVIADSPRISEKTKKKVREAMKELGYHPNFIARSLANKSTQVIGLIMPSSADKAFQNPFFPEVIRGISKAVHDRQYALQLSTGETEAEIYDGVVHMVQGKRVDGVILLYSRANDKIMTYLQKEDVPFVVIGKPHKKAEEITHVDNDNVRAAREATEYLIELGHERIAFVGGNVNLIVTMDRLRGYEKALKSAGLTYRKDYIVHEEFLKEGGQEAMKELLSLAEPPTALVVADDLMALGVLNTLAEMGLSVPTDLSIVSFNNVLLSEISRPPLTSVDINIFQLGFEAARNLIQQIENPNEPIKRIIIPHTLVKRFSCDYYKAPSE from the coding sequence ATGACAGTAACAATTAAAGATGTAGCGAAGCGAGCGAATGTCGCACCATCGACTGTTTCACGCGTCATCGCAGATAGCCCGCGCATTAGCGAGAAAACGAAGAAAAAAGTGCGCGAGGCGATGAAAGAGCTTGGCTATCATCCGAATTTTATCGCACGCAGCTTAGCAAATAAGTCGACGCAAGTCATCGGCTTAATTATGCCAAGCTCAGCGGATAAGGCGTTTCAAAACCCGTTTTTCCCAGAAGTCATTCGCGGCATCAGTAAAGCGGTGCACGATCGTCAATATGCGCTGCAGTTATCGACGGGGGAAACGGAAGCGGAAATTTACGATGGCGTCGTGCATATGGTGCAAGGAAAGCGTGTCGATGGAGTCATTTTGCTGTATTCGCGTGCGAACGATAAAATTATGACGTATTTGCAAAAAGAAGACGTGCCGTTTGTCGTCATCGGGAAACCGCATAAAAAAGCGGAGGAAATTACACATGTCGATAACGATAACGTGCGCGCGGCGCGCGAGGCGACAGAATATTTAATTGAACTCGGTCATGAGCGCATCGCTTTTGTCGGCGGAAACGTCAATCTCATTGTGACGATGGATCGTTTGCGCGGATATGAAAAAGCGTTGAAATCGGCAGGGCTGACGTATCGAAAAGATTACATTGTACATGAAGAATTTTTAAAAGAAGGCGGGCAAGAGGCGATGAAAGAGCTGCTTTCACTCGCTGAGCCGCCGACTGCGCTCGTTGTCGCCGACGATTTAATGGCGCTCGGTGTCTTAAATACGCTTGCAGAAATGGGCTTAAGCGTGCCAACGGATTTATCGATCGTCAGCTTTAACAACGTCCTTTTATCGGAAATTTCCCGTCCGCCGTTAACGTCGGTAGACATTAACATTTTCCAACTTGGCTTTGAAGCAGCAAGAAATTTAATACAACAAATCGAAAATCCGAATGA